A region of Salvelinus alpinus chromosome 6, SLU_Salpinus.1, whole genome shotgun sequence DNA encodes the following proteins:
- the LOC139577857 gene encoding heme-binding protein 2-like, whose product MVYLAGLVGLVLILTAEARVGNSSESRFCTESKECLLYDLVCKNDDYEVRHYDSVKWVSTDEEAYFMDMATYTAFRRLFNYITGSNKAGVNIDMTAPVTVKIEEKKKTWGSSVFTLSFLLPSTHQMTPPQPTDDKVYFTEMPDMKVYVRSYGGWMMSLTSSVNSMLLKRQLDKVQATYNKDYHYAVGYDSPKKILNRHNEVWYIVEGEPVCPTSS is encoded by the exons AT GGTTTATTTGGCAGGGTTGGTTGGCTTGGTTCTCATCTTGACTGCTGAAGCCAGAGTTGG AAACTCTTCTGAGTCTCGCTTCTGCACAGAGTCAAAGGAATGTCTGCTCTATGATCTGGTGTGCAAGAATGACGATTATGAG GTGCGCCACTATGACTCAGTGAAATGGGTGTCAACAGATGAGGAAGCATACTTCATGGACATGGCCACCTACACTGCCTTCAGGAGACTCTTCAACTATATCACCGGATCCAAcaaggctg GCGTCAACATTGACATGACAGCTCCGGTGACTGTCAAAattgaagagaagaagaagacgtGGGGGTCGTCTGTCTTCACCCTCAGCTTCCTCCTGCCGTCTACCCATCAGATGACTCCTCCCCAACCCACTGATGACAAG GTGTACTTTACTGAGATGCCAGACATGAAAGTGTACGTGAGGAGCTACGGTGGATGGATGATGTCTTTGACATCCAGTGTAAACTCCATGCTGCTGAAAAGGCAGCTAGACAAAGTCCAGGCCACCTACAACAAAGACTACCACTATGCTGTGGGATATGACAG CCCAAAGAAGATTCTGAACAGGCACAACGAGGTGTGGTACATTGTTGAGGGAGAGCCTGTGTGCCCTACCTCCTCCTAA